A window of Nocardia arthritidis genomic DNA:
CGAGATCCCCACCGCACCGGAAACCCGTGCGATGGGCACGATGTCGGTCGAATCGGCCGTGATGCCGACCGAACTCAGCGTCGAGGCCGGACGGCGGGAGGTCAGCGCCGCCAATTCCGGTGCGACGGTGCGCACCTCGGGCCGCAGCCGGACGGGGCGCTCGCGGCCGTCGGTGCGCAGGCTCGGCGCCGGGCTGGTGCCGATCACCACGGTGCCGCCGGTGGATCCGCGCACGGCGGTACTGGACGATCCGGTGGTCGCCGAGGGCAAGCGCTTCTGCTGGCGCTGCGGCAACCCGGTGGGCCGGGCCACCGCCACCCGGCCGGCGACCACCACGGGCATCTGCCAAACCTGCGACGCCCCATACGATTTCCGCCCCTCGCTGAACGAGGGCGATATCGTCTCCGGACAGTACGAGATCCAGGGCTGTATCGCGCACGGCGGACTCGGCTGGATCTATCTCGCGGTGGACCGCAACGTGAACGACCGCTGGGTGGTGCTCAAGGGCCTGCTGCACGCGGGCGATGCCGAGGCGCAGGCGGTCGCGCTCGCCGAACGCCAATTCCTCGCCGAGGTGGCGCATTCCAGCATCGTGAAGATCCACAACTTCGTCGAGCACACCGATCCGGACGGCACCCCCGTCGGCTTCATCGTGATGGAGTACGTCGGCGGACGGTCGCTGCGCGACATACTCGACGCCTATCCGCGCCCGGAGCGGATGCCGGTCGCCGAGGCCATCGCCTACATCATGGAAATCCTGCCCGCGCTGGACTACCTGCATTCGATCGGGCTGACCTACAACGACCTGAAGCCGGATAACATCATGGTGACCGAGGACCAGGTCAAGCTGATCGATCTCGGCGCGGTCGCCACCGTCGAATCGTATGGAAATCTTTACGGCACCAGAGGTTTCCAGGCGCCGGAGATCGCGAAGACCGGCCCGACGGTCGCCTCGGACATCTACACCGTCGGCCGCACGCTCGCCGTGCTCACCCTGAATATGCCGATGGAGCAGGGCCGCTACCTCGACGGCATCCCGGAGGATCAGCCGACGCTACAACGCTACGAGTTCTTCCATCGGCTACTGCTGTGCGCCACCGATCCCGATCCGGCCCGCCGCTTTCCGTCCGCACGCGCCATGTCCGCGCAGTTGGCCGGGGTGCTGCGCGAGGTGCTCGCGCTCGATACCGGCATCGAACATCCGCAGCTGTCAACGGTTTTCAGCCCGCCACGGGGCAGCTTCGGCACCGAGGAGCTGATCAGCCAGACCGACGCCTACGCCGACGGGGTGGCCAGGAGCAAACTGCTCATGCCATCCGAAGTCGTTGCCGTGCTGCCCTTTCCGCTGCTCGACTCGTCCGACCCGTCGGCGCCGCTGTTGGCCGCGACCATGCATCCGGAGCCCGAGCAGGCCATCGACGCCATCCGCGAGGCCAGGGAGCGCGCCGAGGGCGACCCCGAAAACGCCCCGGAGACATTGGATCTGGAGCTGACACTGGCCGAGGCGCGGGTTCGCCTGGAGATGGGCGAATCGGCCGCGGTGCTGCATCTGCTGTCCCGGATGCCCGAGGACCACGATTGGCGCGTCGACTGGTACACCGGCCAGGCCCGGTTGCTGGAAATGGACTTCGAGAAGGCATTCGCCAGCTTCGACGCGGTGCTGCGGGTGCTGCCGGGCGAGATCGCCCCGAAGCTCGCCATCGCCGCCACCGCGGAACTCATTCTGCAGAACTGGGATTCGGACGGGCCGGAGCAGTGGCGCGATTACGCGGAGAAGTTCTACGAGACCGTGTGGCGCACCGATCGCGGCGCGGTGAGCGCCGCCTTCGGGCAGGCGCGCCAGCTCGCCGCGGCGGGCCGGGTCGCCGACGCGGTGAACGCGCTCGACGACGTGCCTGCCTCCTCGCGGCACTACACCACCGCGCGGATGACCGCGGTCCTGCTGCTGCTCACCGCCGCGCCGGTGGCCGAGCTCGACGAATCAACCCTGCACATCGCGGCGTCCCGGGTGCTCGGCCTGCCCAACGGCGAGAGCCGCGCGGTGCAAATGCGGGTGCTCGTGCTCGGCGCGGCGCTGGCCTGGCTGCAGGCGGGTAACGAGCCGAAACGCCCCGACGCCACCTTCTTCGGCGCACCCTTCACCGAACGCGAACTCCGCGCGGGCACCGAGGCGGGCCTGCGCGCCCTCGCCCGCAGCGCACCCGGCCGCAAACACCGTTACGCCCTGGTCGATCTCGCCAACGCCATCCGCGCGAAGACCTGGGTCTGAAACGGCGAGTGGCCCGGCCGGGAGGGAAGTGGCCGGCCGGGCCCGGACCGGTCGCCGATCCCGCGCGTGCCGACCGATGGGCAGACCGGTCGGCGCGGAAACGACGAGGGCAGCCGGGTTTCCGTGCGCGGAAGGAGTCCGACCCGACTATTGCGGCACACCGGGCGAACCAGATCCGTAACCCATACTCACCCACCGATCATGAGTATTTCGTGAACCACCCCCGGCAGGGTCGGGTGAGCTCCTCGTTCGCCGGAACCACAGCACCACGGTCCGGAGCTCTCGGATCAGCGTCGAACTGACGACTCAACTAGGCCCTGACCAACGCGCGACCCGGATACCGTTCGGGTGCCGATCTCGGAGCACACCATAAGGGCGGAAGAACCGGCCGTGCGCCGACTACAACGAAAGCCTATGTCTACCTGCGGCTTTCGAAGACATACGCCGACGTGATTGACAATTTCCGTCCGTTAGGTGAAGCTTTCTACAGCGCTAGAGCTGTGCCTCGCACGCGCTTCCATCGAAAGCCTCCCTCCTGTAACAAGTTTCACCGCTTGGTTATCGGAGCTTCAACCTCACGGTCGGCGATCTCAACTCGAGCATTGAGCGCGTCGATCGAACTGTGTTGACGGCGTTACCAATTCCGTTGACGGACTCGTGTGCTCCGGCTCAACGCCGCACCCGAGGCCGCTGCATTTTCTTTCGAATCCATCGAGACCGGCGTGTTTCCCGACACGGCGGTCTTCGTCATATTACGAGGAGCTGTCGTGTCGGATGCGATGAGACCGCTATACACGCAGGAGGATTGGGCGTCGATTATCCCGCCGTTCAAACCGGGTCCGCTGGCGGGTTCGGCCGCTGCCGGTGGACGACCCGAGGGAATTGGTGGCAGAGTGTACAACTTCCATGGATTGACCGCTGAGGGTGCGGCTCGCATGTTGGAGCGGATCTGGGCCGTCCAGGACATGATGGCCGCCGCGACTCCTGAAATCCGTTACGAGCCATACGATTTCTTCACGATCCCGGAGAACGACGAGATCAAGGGTGTACCGCTGCCGCAGGCGAGGGCCGTCACCGACCCACAGTCCTACACCCCGATGGACAACAACGGAAACCGCCTGCCCGACCTTCCCACCGTCCCCAACCCGAACAACGACACCGCACACCACCGAAACCCCCAACCCGCCTCACCTCCCTCGACAGCGGTCACCGATAGTCCGGGAACGCTGTGGCCGGGCCAATCGGTGCCCGCGGGCGCGCCAGGAACCCCGGAATACACACCGGGAAAGCCGAATCCTGTACCGCCGCAGCCGAACCCGCAACCGCCAGTCGAGCCCACGCAGGGTCGGCCCCTGGACCGGGTCGACCCGGCATTGCTGAACACCGTCCCGGGGTTGAGCGGTGCCTACAACAGCGACGGGACGCTGAAAACACCGCAGCAGCAAGGCACGGAGCGGACCGCGCAAGACCTGGTCGATGTGCCGAAAGCGTTAGTGGACAACCGCACCGGAATCACCGGCCTGGGTGGCGGCGGCCGGGTCGAGAAGACGATCACCGCGACCACCGACGGCTGGCAGGTCGACTACAACCTCACCCTCGCCAACGGATACACCTCCACCACCAGCAAAACCGGCGTCGATATCGAACAACTCGACAACGGGCGCACCGCCACCACCCTGTCCTACCAAGACGCGGCGCGGCAGGCCCGCACCGAACTCGGCCGCATCCAACAGCAGATGCTGACCCCCGACCAGAACCAGCCCGACAACACGATCGTGAACAACCCGTCGGTGTTCAGTTCGGGGATCACCGACGCCGGTGACGCACGACAGTTGGTCGAGGCACTCGAACGGCTGACCGCCAATCCCCACGCACCGATCAGGATCGTCAAAGACGCCACGGGCCGGATCACCACCCTGACCGTGCTCAGCGCCGACGGCCGAGAACACGTACTGGTCCTCAACGCCGGCGGGGTCAGCTACGACCAGGAGAACAAAAAGTATTTCGAGTTCTACCGGCAACCCGACGGTGTGATCAGAACCTCGGACGGGTACCGGATCGTCGACATCGACGGCCAATTCATTCGCCTCGACGATAGCGGCGCTCCGGTGATACCGACCAACCCGACCGCCGATGAGGCCCGAGTCTTCGACAGCAACGGTGTGCGCACCAGCGCCCCACACGGCGCGTCGTTGCTGCCCGGCAATACTGGGCCGTCGACCCCGGACTACGGTCCCTCACCCTCGACGCCGCCGACCACACCCAATAATGACGGGCCGCTGCGCTACCCGGTGACCCCGAACCCCAGCGGGCCGTTCGTCGTCGAACTCCCCAACGGCGACTTGGCCCCGATCTCGGAAATCCAGATCCCCAAAGGTGTTTCCGCACACCGGATGTACAAGGTCGACGGCGGCGGACTCCTCGTCGAGAACCAGACCGGCCTGCATTGGGCCACCGACCCCGGCCGTCCACCCACCCCCGAGGAAACCGGCAAAGCCATCACCAACGCCGTCGCCGAAACCATCATCTGGACCGCCGCCGGCGAAGGACTCGGCTACATCGCCATCCGCACCGGCGCGAAAGTCCTCCCCAAAATCACCGACATCCTCACCCGAAACACCGGCAGAACCGCCGACACCGCGATCACATCTGCTGGCACGACGACGATGCGAGCGGAGGTTCGAGCAGCCCAACCCGGAACCCGAGGCGCCGAATCGAAAGCAGCCGTTGGATCGCACGACGAAATCGACTATGAATCAACGGCTTCCGTCGAAGAGGGCGTCAATAGGGTTCGACAGCCATCGGAAGTTACTGCGGAGACGGAACTTTCTGACCGATCCGCCCGCTTCCACGGAACAGGGCCCGAGAACCCCGGGCAAGACCCGGTCGGTCAACGACATCAGCCCCCCAAGGGTGCCCAATCATCACAAGGTGTCGGTAACGCGAGTACGGGGGAGCAGGTCGAGGCATACCTATCCAACCGATACGGACTCCCTGTTGTGGGGTTCACTGATCCTGACCTTCCTGTGGAACCGCTCGCCGAGTTCGCCCGTGCTATTGATGACATTGTGGCTCGATACCCTGATATCGAGTTGCCGAGATTTGTCGGTGTCGCCGATGAAGGCCCGGGTTCAATCGAGTACGCGGTCACGACGGGCATCGAACAACCTGATGGAACGTGGGTTGCTCAGGCGCTGACGTTGAATCGAGAGTGGGTCGCATCCCTGGAGAGGATGCGGATCGTGACCCATGAGAACGTCGCGACGGGATACCATCCGCCGGGTCTCGAACGCCGTCCTTGGTATGCGACGACTGTGCACGAACTCGGTCATGTGCTCGACATCCAGGGGAATTACCACGCGTCCAACGCGGCAACGCGGGCGCTGAAGACCTACTTCAAGCGGCATGTGCCCCACTCGAGTGATCCTGTCCGGGCCTCTGAAGAGTTCGAGGCTTGGGTCAGTGCGTTAAGTGGATACAGTTTTGAGGAGGGCGAAGATCTTATGCTGAACGAGGCAGAAGCGGTCGCCGAAGCATTTGCTGACGTCGAACTGAACGGAGCCAACGCATCCGAGCCTGCCAAGGTACTGCATCAACTACTAATTGAATCAAGGAGACACAGGTGAGTAGGGCGAGCCGGTACCTAAGCGAAAGCCAATTGCGGGCCACCTTCGACAGAGAGCTGTCCCGTGCTCTTCGCGGCGAGGGTGCCCGTAATCATTCTGGCCTCGACTTCGACACCTACCGGGCTTTGGCCCGAGTCGCAGGGGCGTATCCGAACATTCCGCCGGAGCTGATCGAGGCCGCGCGGACGGCCTTCAGTGGACAACTCGACGGCTCCAACAGGGCGGCAAGGCCCAAACTTTCCTTCGAGCCGGGCGAGCTTAATAGCTGATATTCCCGAAGGAATGAGGTGTGTTCTCCAGACACAGTCGTCGCCGGACTGTTGATCGAATCGAGGAGACAGAAGTGAGACGCAGCCGACCCGACGACGAGCCGTTAGATTACCGCGAGCATCTTCAAGCTGAGTTCAACATCCAGTTCACTAACGCGATGGCTGGCAAAGGCGTCAGCATGTGCACCGATTTAGATCTCGAAACCCAAGAGGTACTGGCCCGGATTGCTGGCCACTATCCGGACATCCCGCCAGAGCTGATCGACGCGGCGCATGCGGTCTTCGCCGGACAGCTCGACGGCTCCCGCGACGACGAAGACATCGTTCCTTCGTTCGTAACCGGCAGGGCGACAAACGAGTAGACAACCCGCGGGGTCTCATCAACGCGCTCGGCGACGACGATCAACCACTCGACGTGACCTGTTTCATCAAGCCCTCGTGGCAGGACTGTTGAGAACCAGACCCGACGCCACGAATCAATCATCCCGATTCGTGAACGCCGCTCAGGCCGTTTCGGCGACCACCTGGGCGGCGGCGCGGGCGATGGCCAGTTCCTCGTTCGTCGGGACCACCAGTACCGCGATCGGCGCGCCGTCGGGCGAAATGTAGCGCGCCGCACGGTTTTTCGCGGTATTTCGAGTTTGGTCCACCTCGATGCCGAAGTGGCCGAGTCCGGCGAGTGCGTCGGCGCGCACCTGGGGGCTGTTCTCGCCGACGCCAGCGGTGAAGGTGATGGCGTCGACGCCGCCCAACTCGATCAGGTACGCGCCGAGATAGCGGCGCAGTCGATGGATGTAGACATCGTAGGCGAGGCGGGCCTGCTCATCGCCTGCGTCGATGAGCCGCTGCAATTCCCGGAAATCGTTGACACCCGACAGGCCCTTGATACCCGAGTCGCGGTTCAGCAGCGCGTCCACCTCGTCGATGCTCAGGTGGGCCGAGCGCATCAGATGCGGCACGATTCCGGGGTCCAGATCGCCGGACCTGGTACCCATCACCAGACCCTCCAGCGGCGTCAGGCCCATGGTGGTGTCGATCGGCCTGCCGCCGCGGACCGCCGACGCCGACGCACCGTTGCCCAGGTGGAAGACGATCTGGTTCAGCTCGGCCGGATCGCGCCCGAGCAGCGCCGCGGCCTGGCCGGATACGTACTCGTGCGAGGTTCCGTGAAAGCCGTATCGCCGAATACCATGCGCCGCAGCGACTTTCGCATCGATGGCGTAGGTCTTGGCGGCGGCGGGCAGCCCGTGGAAGAACGCGGTGTCGAACACCGCGACCTGCGGCACCCCCGGCAGCAGCTGCCGCGCGCTCTCGATACCCGCGACATTCGCCGGATTGTGCAGCGGCGCAAGGGCCGACAGCTCGGAGATGGCCGCGACGACGGCATCATCGATCAGGGTGGGCCGATAGAACACCTCGCCGCCGTGCACCACCCGATGCCCCACCGCGTGCACACCGGCCCGCCGCAGATCGTGTCCGGTCTCGGCGAACATGTCGAATACCGAACGCAATCCGGCCGTATGGTCGGCGATCCGGCCGCTGTGCTCGATGGTCCGGCCGTCGGCATGATGTTCGATACCGCCGGTGTCCTCACCGATCCGCTCGACGATGCCGGATGCGGCGAGGACGCCCGACCCCGGATCGAGCAGTTGATATTTGATCGACGACGAGCCGGAATTGATCACCAGCACCAAGTTTTCGGCACCCATGAGGCCTCCTACCCTCGGCTCGGCCGCGGCATAGGCGCGGTCGGAGCATATTCTCCGCAACCGCGACCGGACCGCGGTTGTTCCGAAACCACCCGCATCGTCGCACGTGTCACAGCGCGCCGCTCAGTCCTGCTGCGCCTGGATCGCGGTGATGGCGATCGTATTGACGATGTCGGCCACCAGCGCGCCGCGCGACAGGTCGTTGACCGGTTTGCGCAGACCCTGTAGCACCGGCCCGATGGCGATCGCACCGGCGCTGCGCTGCACCGCCTTATAGGTGTTGTTGCCGGTGTTGAGATCCGGAAATACGAAAACCGTTGCCCGGCCTGCCACTTGGGAATCGGGCAGCTTGGTGTTGGCCACCGTCGCGTCGATGGCGGCATCGTACTGGATCGGGCCCTCCACCAACAGTTCCGGCGCGCGCTCGCGCACCAGCTTGGTGGCGACCCTGACCTTGTCCACATCCGCGCCACTGCCGGATTCGCCCGTCGAGTACGACAGCATCGCCACCCGCGGCTCGATGCCGAACCGCGCGGCGGTGCCGGCCGACGAAATCGCGATATCGGCAAGCTGTTCCGAGGTGGGATCGGGGACGACCGCGCAATCCCCGTACGCCAGAACACGATCCGCGAGGCACATCAGGAAGACACTCGAGACGGTGGAAACTCCCGGCACCGTCTTGATGATCTCGAACGACGGCCGGATGGTGTGGGCGGTGGTGTGCGCCGCGCCGGAGACCATGCCGTCGGCGATGCCGCGGTGCACCATCATGGTGCCGAAATACGAGATGTCCGAAATGGTTTCGCGGGCGCGCTCCAGCGTCATCCCCTTGTGCGCGCGCAGCTTCGTATATTCCGCCGCGAACTCCTCCAGATATCCGGAGTTGCGCGGATCCAGCACCTCGGCGGCCCGGATGTCGACGCCGAGTTCGGCGGCGCGGGCGCGCACCGTCGCCTCGTCGCCGAGGATCACCAGATCCGCGATCTTGCGCTGCAACACCCGGCCCGCGGCGCGCAGGATCCGGTCGTCATCGCCCTCCGGCAGCACGATGCGTTTGCGATCCGCCCGCGCCCGCTCGATCAGCTGATATTCGAACATCTGCGGCGTGACCACATTACTGAGCCGAACTTCGATGCGCCGCAACAACTCCGGGGCATCAACATGCTGTTCCATCAGGGCCAGCGCGGTATCCACCTTGCGCGGGCTGCCCGCCGACATCCGGCCCCTGGTGCCGTGCACCGCGCTCGTGGTCTCATAGGTGCCCAGCGCGGTGGTCAGGATCGGCAGCTTCGCCCGCAGGCCCGCCATCAGCCGGGCCACCGCGGGATGGGGCAGCATACCGCCATTCATGATGATGCCGGACAGCGACGGAAACCCTTCCGCCTCATGGGCATTCATCACGCTGAGCAGTACGTCGGAGCGGTCGCCCGGCGCGATCACCACGACGCCGTCCACCAGCCGCTCCAGAATATGCTCGGCGGTCATGCCGCCGACCATCACCTCCAGCGCCTCGCGCTGCAGCAATTCCTGGTCGCCGCTGTACATTTCGCCGTCGATGGCCTGGCACAGCTCGGCCATGGTCGGCGCGAACAGCAGCGGCACCTCCGGCAGGCTCCACGACGGAACGCCGAACGGTTTCAGCACCGCCGTCACCTCGTCCAATTGCCTGGGGTCGCAGCGGTTGACGACGATGGCGGCCAGCTCCGCATGCTCGTGCACCAATTCGGCCGTGCACAGCTCGGCCAGCTGTTTGACCGCCTCCGGTGTGCGCCCGGAACCGCGCAGCACCAGCAGCGTCGGGGCGCCGAGGTTGGCGGCGATGCGCCCGTTGAAGCGCAGCTCGCTCGGGCTGGCCACATCGGTGTAGTCGCTGCCGACCACCACCACCGCGTCGCACACCTTGGCCACATCGTGGAAGCGCATGACGATATCGCTGATCGCGGCGTCCGGATCGGCGTGCACATCCTCGTAGGTGACCCCGATGGCCTGCTGGTAATCGATATCGGCGGTGCTGTGCTCGAGCAGCAGCTCCAGGATGTAGTCGGGCTCGGTGGTGGAACGGGTGATCGGCCGGAAGACGCCGACCCGCGCCGTTGTCGCGCACAGCATCTGCAGCACCCCGAGCGCCACCGTCGACTTCCCGGTGTCACCCTCCGGCGAGGCGATGTACACGGTGGATGGAGCGTTCTCGGACATGTCCGAGAGCTTAGTGAACGAGCGGCTACCTGGACCGTAGAGCGAGACCGTCATCACCGATGGTCCCGCGAACACACGACCGATGGCCTCGGGCCGAGGTGCCGGACGACCCGACGCGCAGGCGGCGGCGCGGCCCGGCGGATATAGTCCGCACATGGCCGACCAGTTCCCCGACCGGCAGTGGGGCTCCCGCACGAATGCCGTTTCCCGCCTTGCGAACAAGTTCGCGGCGACCAAGCCGGGCTCGTGGCTGATCCGCAAGATCACCCCGCTCGACCGGGCGGTGCTCGAACGCACCGACGCCAAATACACGGTGCTCGGCCCCATCGGCGCACCGGTCATCCTGTTGACCACAACGGGTCGTAAATCCGGTGCGGCACGCACCCAACCGCTGCTCTACGTACACGGCGGCGACGTGCTGTACGTCATCGGCAGCAATTTCGGCCAGGCCCACCACCCGGCCTGGACGGCAAACCTGCTCGCGAACCCGGCCGCGACGGTCGCCATCGCGGGCCAGCGCATCCCGGTCACCGCAACCCTGCTCGAAGACGACGCCGAAAAAGAGCGCATCTTCGCCCTCTTCGCCGACATCACCGACGCCTACGCGGCCTACCGCAACCGCACCACCCGCGACCTGCGCATCTTCGCCCTCCACCGGGCCTGACGCACCGACCCGCGAACGCCGGAATCGCGGCGTTCGCGGGATAGCCGGCTACCCGAGCGCGCGCAGCCGGGGGGCCAGGTCGCGCTCGAACAGTTCGAGGAAGCGCTTCTGGTCTTGGCCGGGGGCGTGGAAGACCAGGTGGTTCAGGCCCGCATCGATGTAGGGCTTGATCTGTTCCACCGCTTGGTCCGGATCGCTGGCCACGATCCAGCGCTTGGCGATCTGCTCGATCGGGAGGGCGTCGGCGGCGGCCTCCATTTCGATCGGGTCGGTGATCGAATGCTTCTGCTCCGCGGTCAGCGACAGCGGCGCCCAGAAGCGCGTATTCTCCAGCGCCAGTTCGGGATCGGTGTCGTAGGAGAGTTTGATCTCGATCATCCGATCGATATCGTCCACCGTCCGGCCCGCCTTGGCCGCGCCCTCGGCGACGGCGGGCATCAGCTTCTCGGTGTACAGGTCCATACCCTTGCCGGAGGTACAGATGAAGCCGTCGCCCGCGCGCCCCGCGTACCTGGCGACCAGCGGCCCGCCCGCCGCGATGTAGACCGGGATACCGCCCTTGGGCACGTCGTAGATCGACGCGCCGACGGTCTTGTAGTACTGCCCGTCGAAATCGGTGCGCTCACCGGTCCACAGCGCGCGCATCAGGTCGACGGCCTCGCGCAGTCGCCCGAAACGCTCCTTGAATTCCGGCCATTCGCCGGTGTAGCCGGTGGCGATCTCGTTCAACGCCTCACCGCTGCCGACGCCGAGCATGACCCGCTGCGGGTACAGCAGGCCCATGGTGGCGAAGGCCTGGGCGATCACCGCCGGGTTGTAGCGGAATGTCGGGGTGAGCACCGAGGTGCCCAGCTGGATCCGCTTGGTTCGCTCGCCGACCGCGGCCATCCAGGCCAGCGAGAACGGCGCGTGCCCGCCCTTGTGCCGCCACGGCTGGAAGTGGTCGCTCACGGTGGCGCTTTCCAGGCCGTGCTCCTCGGCCAGCACCGCGATTTCCACCAGTTCGCGGGGGCCGAACTGTTCCGCCGATGCCTTGTAACCGAGCTTGAGTTCGCCCATATGCCTGCTCCTCGAGGTCTTTTCGTCGCTCGTTCCGACAGTAGTCAACCGCGCGGCAGCGCGGGAATATGCCCGGATTTCGCGGCGCGGTGCACACCGACCGGTTCGCACGGCCATAGCGGATACTTGACACGTGACTGCAGCGGCCGAACCGATCTTGTCCTACCTCACCGATATGGACGGCGTCCTCGTGCATGAGGACCACCTGGTCCCCGGCGCCGACAAATTCCTCGCCGAACTCCGCGACAACGGAACCCCGTTCCTGGTGCTGACCAACAACTCCATCCGCACCCCGCGCGATCTGCAGGCCCGGCTGCGGCACACCGGACTCGACATCCCGGAGGAGGCCATCTGGACCTCCGCGCTGGCCACCGCGACCTTCCTCGACGAACAGCGCCCACACGGAACCGCTTATGTGGTAGGCGAATCCGGGCTGACCACCGCGCTGCACGATATCGGCTACGTGCTCACCGACAGCGATCCGGACTATGTGGTGCTCGGCGAGACCCGCACCTATTCGTTCGAGGCGATCACCACCGCGATCCGGCTGGTCGAGCGGGGCGCGCGGTTCATCGCCACCAACCCGGACCCGACCGGGCCGTCCCGCGAGGGCTCACTGCCCGCGACCGGTTCGGTCGCCGCGCTGATCACCCGCGCCACCGGCCGTGACCCCTACTACGTCGGCAAACCGAATCCGCTGATGATGCGTTCGGCGCTGCGGCGCATCGGCGCGCACTCACAATCCGCCGTGATGATCGGCGACCGGATGGACACCGATGTGGTCGCGGGTCTGGAGGCGGGTATGCGCACCATCCTGGTGACGTCCGGCATCTCCACCCGCGGTTCGGTCGAGCAGTTCCCTTACCGCCCGACGATGGTTCTCGATTCGGTGGCCGATCTGGTCGGTCGCACGGCGAATCCGTTCGACTGACGTCAGTCCGGTTCGCCGATCGCGTCCAGCGCCGCGGACAGTTTGGTGAGCACCTCGACGGTCAGCGCGAACTGTTCGGCGCCCAATTCGGTTGCGAGACGGTCCGCCAGGACCGCGTGCCGCGGGGTGATGCGGGCGATGGCGGCGCGGCCGGCGTCGGTGATGGCGACCAGTTTGGCGCGGCGGTGCGCCGGGTTATCGCGGTATTCGGCAAGTCCCTTGTCCACCAACAGATCCGCGATGCGCTGCACGCTCTGGCGGGTGATGCCCATCTCCCTGGCGATGCCCGCGACCGGCAGCGGAGTGTGCAGCACCGCGCCGAGCACCTGCCACCAGGCGGCCGTCAGCCCGGCCGGGCGCGCCAATTCCTCTGCGATGGCGAGGAATTGGCCGTTCAGCTTGAATGTGGTGATTGCCGCGGTGCTGAACAGCCGTTGTTCGGTCACTCGATCGCCTCCGATTCGATTCCGGCGCACTAGGCGTGCGCGCGCTGCCCGGCCGCGTAATCCGCGAGCACCGCGTAGGCGGCGGCGTCGCCCTTCCCGTATACCCCATACCAGGCATCGAGGATGTGCGGCTCGTAGACATCGAGCCTGCCGAGCACCTCGCGCGCGAATTCGAAAGGCGCGGTGCCGCTTGCGGTTATCACATTGCGATCGGTGACCGCCGGTTGCCGGACGAAATGGGCTCCGCCCGAATATCCGCTGTAGGCAAGGTATTCCGGGGCGTTGCTGGTGTGCGCGATATCGTCGAGGATGCCAGCAGCCGCCAAACCGAAAGTGGCGCCACACATTCCGGCGACCGGAACGCCCGCGTCGAGAAATTCGCGTGCCTTGTGCGTGAATTGCGCCAGCGCACCCGACTCCCAGGTTTGCGCGCCCGCCAGGATCAGCATCTCGCTGTCCCCCGGGCGCAGCTCGTCGAGCGCGAGATCCGGCACGATGCGCACCGCGCCCATCGTGGTCACCGGCTCCC
This region includes:
- a CDS encoding DJ-1/PfpI family protein, which produces MKTVHMAVYDTLADWEVGAAVAHINGNHQWHREPGAFQVKTVGPTREPVTTMGAVRIVPDLALDELRPGDSEMLILAGAQTWESGALAQFTHKAREFLDAGVPVAGMCGATFGLAAAGILDDIAHTSNAPEYLAYSGYSGGAHFVRQPAVTDRNVITASGTAPFEFAREVLGRLDVYEPHILDAWYGVYGKGDAAAYAVLADYAAGQRAHA
- a CDS encoding HAD-IIA family hydrolase, encoding MDGVLVHEDHLVPGADKFLAELRDNGTPFLVLTNNSIRTPRDLQARLRHTGLDIPEEAIWTSALATATFLDEQRPHGTAYVVGESGLTTALHDIGYVLTDSDPDYVVLGETRTYSFEAITTAIRLVERGARFIATNPDPTGPSREGSLPATGSVAALITRATGRDPYYVGKPNPLMMRSALRRIGAHSQSAVMIGDRMDTDVVAGLEAGMRTILVTSGISTRGSVEQFPYRPTMVLDSVADLVGRTANPFD
- a CDS encoding MarR family winged helix-turn-helix transcriptional regulator, producing the protein MTEQRLFSTAAITTFKLNGQFLAIAEELARPAGLTAAWWQVLGAVLHTPLPVAGIAREMGITRQSVQRIADLLVDKGLAEYRDNPAHRRAKLVAITDAGRAAIARITPRHAVLADRLATELGAEQFALTVEVLTKLSAALDAIGEPD
- the fgd gene encoding glucose-6-phosphate dehydrogenase (coenzyme-F420) translates to MGELKLGYKASAEQFGPRELVEIAVLAEEHGLESATVSDHFQPWRHKGGHAPFSLAWMAAVGERTKRIQLGTSVLTPTFRYNPAVIAQAFATMGLLYPQRVMLGVGSGEALNEIATGYTGEWPEFKERFGRLREAVDLMRALWTGERTDFDGQYYKTVGASIYDVPKGGIPVYIAAGGPLVARYAGRAGDGFICTSGKGMDLYTEKLMPAVAEGAAKAGRTVDDIDRMIEIKLSYDTDPELALENTRFWAPLSLTAEQKHSITDPIEMEAAADALPIEQIAKRWIVASDPDQAVEQIKPYIDAGLNHLVFHAPGQDQKRFLELFERDLAPRLRALG